A single genomic interval of Sinorhizobium garamanticum harbors:
- a CDS encoding sugar ABC transporter ATP-binding protein: protein MKPAIALEGISKSFPGVRALSDVSLALYPGSVTALVGENGAGKSTLVKILTGIYQPDAGVIRLADAETTFPTALAAARAGVTAIHQETVLFDELSVAENIFLGHAPRNRFGFIDWKKLNADAAALLHRAGADFDPTIRLRDLGIAKKHLVAIARALSVEARVVIMDEPTAALSHKEIHELYALIERLKADGKAILFISHKFDEIFRIADRYTVFRDGAMVGEGLIADVSQDDLVRMMVGRAVGSVYPKKEVAIGEPVLTVSGYRHPTEFEDINFELRRGEILGFYGLVGAGRSEFMQSLIGITRPSAGAVKLNGQVRVIRSPAEAIRAGIVYVPEERGRQGAIIGMPIFQNVTLPSLSHTSRSGFLKLANEFALAREYTSRLDLRAASLDQDVGTLSGGNQQKVVIAKWLATRPKVIILDEPTKGIDIGSKAAVHAFMSELAAEGLSVIMVSSEIPEIMGMSDRVIVMREGRIAGRFERAELTAEKLVRAAAGIETQSNGRAA, encoded by the coding sequence ATGAAGCCCGCCATCGCGCTCGAGGGCATATCGAAGTCCTTTCCCGGCGTGCGTGCGCTCTCGGATGTTTCGCTCGCGCTCTATCCCGGGTCGGTGACGGCGCTCGTCGGGGAGAACGGTGCGGGCAAGTCGACCCTCGTCAAGATCCTGACTGGCATCTACCAGCCCGACGCTGGCGTCATCCGGCTCGCCGACGCGGAAACGACATTCCCGACCGCCCTTGCTGCGGCCCGCGCCGGTGTCACCGCGATCCATCAGGAGACGGTCCTTTTCGACGAGCTCTCCGTTGCCGAAAACATCTTCCTTGGTCATGCGCCGCGCAACCGCTTCGGCTTCATCGACTGGAAGAAACTCAATGCCGATGCTGCGGCCCTGCTGCATCGGGCAGGGGCGGACTTCGATCCTACGATCCGGCTGCGCGACCTCGGCATCGCCAAGAAGCATTTGGTGGCAATCGCCCGTGCGCTCTCGGTCGAGGCGCGCGTCGTCATCATGGACGAGCCGACAGCCGCCCTCTCGCACAAGGAAATCCATGAGCTCTATGCGCTCATCGAACGGCTGAAGGCCGACGGCAAGGCGATCCTCTTCATCAGCCACAAGTTCGACGAGATCTTCCGGATCGCCGACCGCTACACCGTCTTCCGCGACGGAGCGATGGTGGGCGAGGGCTTGATTGCTGACGTCAGCCAGGACGATCTCGTGCGGATGATGGTCGGTCGCGCCGTCGGCTCCGTCTATCCGAAGAAGGAGGTCGCTATCGGCGAGCCGGTGCTGACCGTTTCCGGCTATCGCCACCCGACCGAATTCGAGGACATCAACTTTGAACTCAGGCGCGGCGAAATCCTCGGCTTCTACGGCCTCGTCGGCGCCGGCCGCTCGGAATTCATGCAGTCGCTGATCGGCATCACCCGACCGTCGGCCGGCGCGGTCAAGCTCAACGGACAGGTGCGGGTGATCCGGAGCCCCGCCGAGGCGATCCGCGCCGGCATCGTCTACGTGCCGGAGGAGCGCGGCCGGCAGGGCGCGATCATCGGTATGCCGATCTTCCAGAATGTCACCTTGCCCTCGCTGTCGCACACGTCGCGCTCCGGCTTCCTGAAGCTCGCCAATGAATTCGCGCTCGCACGCGAATACACCTCCCGGCTCGACCTGCGTGCCGCCTCTCTCGACCAGGACGTCGGCACGCTCTCCGGCGGCAACCAGCAGAAGGTCGTGATCGCCAAATGGCTCGCGACCAGGCCGAAGGTCATCATTCTCGACGAACCCACCAAGGGTATCGACATCGGCTCCAAGGCGGCCGTCCACGCCTTCATGAGCGAACTTGCGGCCGAAGGCCTGAGCGTCATCATGGTATCCTCGGAAATACCCGAGATCATGGGCATGTCGGACCGCGTGATCGTCATGCGCGAAGGGCGGATCGCCGGACGCTTCGAGCGGGCCGAACTGACCGCCGAAAAGCTGGTGCGCGCGGCGGCCGGCATTGAAACGCAATCGAACGGTAGGGCCGCATGA
- the rhaS gene encoding rhamnose ABC transporter substrate-binding protein translates to MKLMKSLMVTAAVAVALMANAAHAENKKIALVVKALGIGFFEAANKGAQEAAKELGDVEVIYTGPTSTTAEGQIEVINSLIAQKVDAIAVSANDTDALVPALKKAMDRGIKVISWDSGVAKEGRQMHLNPSSSPLIGNMIIKLAADNLPEGGDVAVLSASATATNQNTWIAEMKKVQGNYKGINVVTTVYGDDLADKSYRETQGLIQSYPNLKAIIAPTSVGIVAAAQAVTDAGKIGQINVTGLGLPSEMAGHVKSGASKSFAIWNPIDLGYSATMIAYGLVNGAEAKPGAELKMGRMGTVKLDDNNEGAMADPFVYDASNVEEFAKIF, encoded by the coding sequence ATGAAGCTTATGAAATCATTGATGGTCACGGCCGCCGTTGCGGTGGCGCTCATGGCCAATGCCGCGCACGCGGAAAACAAGAAGATCGCGCTCGTCGTCAAGGCGCTCGGCATCGGCTTCTTCGAAGCTGCCAACAAGGGTGCACAGGAAGCCGCCAAGGAACTCGGCGATGTCGAGGTCATCTATACCGGCCCGACCTCGACGACAGCGGAAGGCCAGATCGAGGTAATCAATTCGCTGATCGCCCAGAAGGTGGATGCGATCGCCGTTTCCGCCAACGACACCGATGCGCTGGTGCCGGCTCTCAAGAAGGCTATGGATCGCGGCATCAAGGTTATCTCGTGGGATTCGGGCGTCGCCAAGGAAGGCCGCCAGATGCATCTCAATCCGTCCTCGAGCCCGCTCATCGGCAACATGATCATCAAGCTTGCCGCCGACAATCTGCCCGAAGGTGGTGATGTCGCGGTGCTCTCGGCCTCGGCAACGGCAACCAACCAGAACACCTGGATCGCCGAAATGAAGAAGGTGCAGGGCAACTACAAGGGCATCAATGTCGTCACCACGGTCTATGGTGATGACCTTGCCGACAAGTCCTACCGCGAAACGCAAGGGCTCATTCAGTCCTATCCGAACCTGAAGGCGATCATCGCGCCGACCTCCGTCGGCATCGTCGCGGCCGCGCAGGCGGTTACGGACGCGGGCAAGATCGGCCAGATCAACGTCACCGGCCTCGGTCTGCCCTCCGAAATGGCGGGCCACGTAAAGTCCGGCGCGTCGAAATCTTTCGCGATCTGGAACCCGATCGACCTCGGCTACTCGGCGACGATGATCGCTTATGGCCTCGTCAATGGTGCCGAAGCCAAGCCCGGCGCGGAACTCAAGATGGGCCGCATGGGCACGGTCAAGCTCGACGACAACAATGAAGGCGCCATGGCCGATCCGTTCGTCTACGATGCCTCGAACGTCGAAGAGTTCGCGAAGATCTTCTGA
- a CDS encoding DeoR/GlpR family DNA-binding transcription regulator, whose protein sequence is MHEKERHRVILSAVQEKPVVTVPELVELTDSSEATIRRDIAALHVQKRLRRVRGGAEAINPPQFVGLAGRPFSVNEGLHAREKQAIAKEAVALCADGEPIIINGGTTTFQMVHFLANRRMQVFTNSFPIAEHLLKHSKNTVMLSGGTIYREQNIILSPFDNDVTRNFYARRMFMGAQGLGPLGLMEADPLLIQAEQKLIDQADELVVLVDSSKFHRRSSLILCGLKRIATVITDSGIEDRHAAMLEGAGVNLVIANAKPVVDAESASSSA, encoded by the coding sequence ATGCACGAAAAAGAAAGACATAGGGTCATCCTGTCTGCGGTTCAGGAGAAACCGGTCGTGACGGTGCCCGAACTTGTCGAGCTGACCGACAGTTCCGAGGCGACGATCCGGCGCGATATCGCCGCTCTTCACGTGCAAAAACGCCTGCGCCGCGTACGCGGCGGCGCCGAGGCGATCAATCCGCCGCAATTCGTCGGCCTCGCCGGCCGACCGTTCAGTGTCAACGAGGGCCTGCATGCCCGCGAGAAGCAGGCGATCGCCAAAGAGGCGGTGGCGCTTTGCGCGGACGGAGAGCCGATCATCATCAATGGCGGCACCACAACCTTCCAGATGGTGCATTTTCTCGCAAACCGCCGGATGCAGGTCTTCACCAATTCCTTCCCGATCGCCGAACACCTGCTCAAGCACTCGAAGAACACCGTGATGCTTTCGGGAGGCACGATCTACCGCGAGCAGAACATTATATTGAGCCCCTTCGACAACGACGTGACGCGCAATTTCTATGCGCGCCGCATGTTCATGGGGGCGCAGGGACTCGGACCCCTCGGGTTGATGGAGGCGGATCCGCTTCTGATCCAGGCCGAACAGAAACTGATCGATCAGGCCGACGAATTGGTCGTGCTGGTCGATTCTTCGAAATTTCACAGGCGCTCGAGCCTCATTCTTTGCGGGCTCAAGCGCATCGCCACTGTGATCACGGATTCGGGCATCGAGGACAGGCATGCCGCGATGCTCGAAGGCGCCGGCGTCAATTTGGTCATCGCCAACGCGAAGCCTGTCGTTGACGCAGAAAGTGCTTCATCGTCCGCCTGA
- a CDS encoding bifunctional rhamnulose-1-phosphate aldolase/short-chain dehydrogenase produces the protein MLDKQQGARLANLWDEAKAAGMSEPEKLLYRSNLLGSDKRITNYGGGNTSAKVMEKDPLTGEMVEVLWVKGSGGDVGTIKLDGFATLYMDKLRALKGIYRGVEFEDEMVGYLPHCTFNLNPRAASIDTPLHAYVPKPHVDHMHPDAIIAIAASSNSKELTQKIFGDEIGWLPWKRPGYELGLWLEKFCLENPKARGVVLESHGLFTWGDTAKEAYETTIEIINRAIAWFEAENTAPAFGGAVKPTLDSAERVAIAKRLMPVIRGLIGAEEKKVGHFDDSQAVLDFVTSKNLEPLAALGTSCPDHFLRTKIRPLVVDFDPANPDIDKTLAGISEAIAAYRADYAAYYERCKRADSPAIRDPNAVVYLVPGVGMITFAKDKATARISGEFYVNAINVMRGASGVSTYVGLPEQEAFDIEYWLLEEAKLQRMPKPKSLAGHIALVTGGAGGIGKATANRLMQEGACVVLADIDQTALEAAQTELAGRYGKDFIRSVNMNVTSEAAVEAGFGDTLLAFGGLDILVSNAGLASSAAIEDTTLALWNKNIDILTTGYFLVSREAFRIFRNQKAGGNVVFVASKNGLAASPGASAYCTAKAAEIHLARCLALEGASAQIRVNVVNPDAVLRGSKIWTGEWKEQRAAAYKMDVDDLEAHYRERSMLKLSVFPEDIAEAIYFLASDMSAKSTGNIINVDAGNAQSFTR, from the coding sequence ATGCTCGACAAGCAACAGGGCGCACGCCTGGCCAATCTCTGGGATGAGGCCAAGGCCGCAGGGATGAGCGAGCCGGAGAAGCTTCTCTACCGCTCGAATCTCCTCGGATCGGATAAGCGGATCACCAATTACGGCGGTGGCAATACCTCGGCCAAGGTGATGGAAAAAGATCCACTGACGGGCGAAATGGTCGAGGTCCTCTGGGTCAAGGGATCCGGCGGCGACGTCGGCACCATCAAGCTCGACGGCTTCGCGACCCTTTACATGGACAAGCTCCGCGCCCTGAAGGGCATTTACCGGGGTGTCGAGTTCGAAGACGAGATGGTCGGCTACCTGCCGCATTGCACGTTCAATCTCAATCCGCGCGCCGCTTCGATCGACACGCCGCTGCACGCCTATGTGCCGAAGCCTCATGTCGATCACATGCATCCCGATGCGATCATCGCGATCGCCGCCTCCTCGAACAGCAAGGAGCTGACGCAGAAAATTTTCGGCGATGAGATCGGCTGGCTGCCCTGGAAGCGGCCGGGCTACGAGCTCGGCCTGTGGCTCGAAAAATTCTGCCTCGAAAATCCGAAGGCACGCGGTGTGGTCCTGGAAAGCCACGGTCTCTTCACCTGGGGCGACACGGCCAAGGAAGCCTACGAGACGACCATCGAAATCATCAACCGCGCGATCGCCTGGTTCGAGGCAGAGAACACGGCACCGGCCTTCGGCGGGGCGGTAAAGCCGACGCTGGATAGCGCCGAGCGCGTTGCGATCGCCAAGCGACTGATGCCGGTAATCCGCGGGCTGATCGGCGCGGAGGAGAAAAAGGTCGGGCACTTCGACGACAGCCAGGCCGTCCTCGATTTCGTGACATCCAAAAATCTCGAACCGCTCGCCGCCCTTGGAACGAGTTGCCCCGACCATTTTCTTAGAACGAAGATCCGGCCACTGGTCGTCGATTTCGATCCGGCCAATCCTGATATCGACAAGACACTCGCCGGGATTTCCGAGGCGATAGCCGCCTATCGCGCCGACTATGCCGCCTATTACGAGCGCTGCAAGCGCGCCGACAGCCCGGCGATACGCGACCCGAACGCCGTCGTCTATCTGGTTCCCGGCGTCGGCATGATCACCTTCGCCAAGGACAAGGCGACGGCCCGGATCTCCGGCGAATTCTACGTCAATGCGATCAATGTCATGCGCGGCGCCTCCGGCGTGTCGACCTATGTCGGCCTGCCCGAGCAGGAAGCCTTCGACATCGAATACTGGCTCTTGGAGGAAGCCAAGCTCCAGCGCATGCCGAAGCCAAAGAGTCTCGCCGGCCACATCGCGCTCGTCACCGGCGGCGCTGGCGGCATCGGCAAGGCAACGGCAAACCGGCTGATGCAGGAAGGCGCCTGCGTCGTTCTCGCGGATATCGACCAAACGGCGCTCGAGGCTGCGCAAACCGAACTCGCCGGTCGCTACGGCAAGGATTTCATCCGCTCTGTCAATATGAACGTAACCAGCGAGGCGGCGGTCGAAGCCGGCTTCGGCGACACTCTGCTTGCCTTCGGTGGTCTCGACATCCTGGTCTCCAATGCCGGGCTTGCTTCGTCGGCGGCAATCGAGGATACGACCCTCGCCCTCTGGAACAAGAACATCGACATTCTCACAACCGGCTATTTCCTGGTCTCGCGCGAAGCCTTCCGCATCTTCCGCAACCAGAAGGCCGGCGGCAATGTCGTGTTCGTCGCCTCGAAGAACGGCCTTGCCGCCTCTCCCGGCGCGTCCGCCTACTGCACGGCCAAAGCGGCGGAGATCCATCTTGCCCGCTGCCTCGCCCTCGAAGGGGCGTCGGCGCAGATCCGCGTCAACGTCGTCAATCCCGACGCGGTGCTGCGTGGTTCCAAGATCTGGACCGGCGAATGGAAGGAGCAGCGCGCTGCCGCCTACAAGATGGACGTGGACGACCTGGAAGCTCATTATCGCGAGCGTTCGATGCTGAAGCTCAGCGTCTTCCCGGAAGATATCGCAGAAGCGATCTACTTCCTGGCTTCCGACATGTCGGCCAAATCGACCGGCAACATCATTAATGTCGACGCGGGCAATGCCCAGTCGTTCACGCGCTGA
- the rhaI gene encoding L-rhamnose catabolism isomerase, with protein MTEMISKAAVEAENASRRDALNRDYESLGERLARRGIEIDSIKEKVAAYGVAVPSWGVGTGGTRFARFPGPGEPRNIFDKLEDCGVIHALTRATPTVSLHIPWDKVSDLNALKEKGAALGLGFDAMNSNTFSDAPGQAHSYKFGSLSHSDAATRRQAVEHNLECIEIGKALGSKALTVWIGDGSNFPGQSNFTRAFERYLESMKAVYAALPDDWRIFTEHKMYEPAFYSTVVQDWGTNYLIAQELGPKAFCLVDLGHHAPNVNIEMIVARLIQFRKLGGFHFNDSKYGDDDLDTGSIDPYRLFLVFNELVDAEVRGAEGFNPAHMLDQSHNVTDPIESLMTSAMEVCRAYAQALLVDRNALNDYQQGNDALMASETLKVAFRTDVEPILAMARLEHGGAIAPVATYRASGYRAKVAGERPAAIGGGGGIV; from the coding sequence ATGACCGAGATGATCAGCAAGGCCGCTGTCGAGGCGGAGAATGCGAGCCGTCGGGACGCGCTCAATCGAGACTATGAAAGCCTCGGCGAAAGGCTTGCCCGCCGCGGCATCGAGATCGACTCCATCAAGGAAAAGGTTGCCGCCTATGGCGTTGCCGTTCCCTCCTGGGGCGTTGGCACTGGCGGAACGCGTTTCGCGCGCTTTCCCGGCCCGGGCGAACCGCGCAACATCTTCGACAAGCTCGAAGACTGCGGCGTCATCCATGCGTTGACGCGGGCGACGCCGACCGTTTCGCTGCATATCCCGTGGGACAAGGTTTCCGATCTCAACGCATTGAAGGAGAAGGGGGCGGCGCTGGGCTTAGGCTTCGACGCGATGAATTCCAACACCTTCTCCGATGCGCCGGGGCAGGCCCATTCCTATAAGTTCGGTTCGCTCTCGCATAGCGATGCGGCGACGCGGCGCCAAGCGGTCGAGCACAATCTCGAATGCATCGAGATCGGCAAGGCGCTGGGGTCGAAGGCGCTGACCGTCTGGATCGGCGACGGCTCCAACTTTCCCGGGCAAAGCAATTTCACCAGGGCCTTCGAGCGTTACCTCGAATCAATGAAGGCAGTCTATGCCGCGCTCCCGGATGACTGGCGCATCTTCACCGAACACAAGATGTATGAGCCGGCTTTCTATTCCACTGTTGTGCAGGACTGGGGCACGAACTACCTGATTGCGCAGGAACTGGGGCCTAAGGCCTTCTGCCTCGTCGACCTCGGCCATCACGCGCCGAACGTCAATATCGAGATGATCGTCGCCCGGTTGATCCAGTTCAGGAAACTCGGCGGCTTCCACTTCAACGATTCCAAATACGGCGACGACGATCTCGATACCGGATCGATCGATCCCTATCGCTTGTTTCTGGTCTTCAACGAACTGGTCGACGCCGAGGTGCGGGGTGCGGAAGGTTTCAATCCCGCACATATGCTCGACCAGAGCCACAACGTGACGGATCCGATCGAGAGCCTGATGACCAGCGCGATGGAAGTCTGCCGCGCCTACGCCCAGGCCCTTCTCGTCGATCGGAACGCGCTCAACGACTATCAGCAGGGCAATGATGCGCTGATGGCGTCGGAAACGCTGAAAGTCGCCTTCAGGACGGACGTCGAACCGATCCTGGCGATGGCACGCCTCGAGCATGGCGGTGCGATCGCGCCGGTCGCGACCTACCGTGCCAGCGGCTACCGCGCCAAGGTCGCGGGCGAGCGGCCGGCAGCCATCGGCGGCGGTGGCGGCATCGTCTGA
- a CDS encoding GlsB/YeaQ/YmgE family stress response membrane protein has translation MGIESILVFLIVGAVAGWLAGLIVSGFGFGLIGNIVVGIVGAFIAGFLFPAIGISLGTGILSAIIHSTIGAIILLVLIRIVKQA, from the coding sequence ATGGGTATTGAAAGCATCCTGGTGTTCCTGATTGTCGGCGCTGTTGCCGGCTGGCTTGCCGGTCTGATCGTCAGCGGCTTCGGTTTTGGCCTGATCGGCAACATCGTCGTCGGCATCGTCGGCGCCTTCATCGCCGGCTTTCTCTTTCCCGCGATCGGCATCAGCCTTGGGACTGGCATCCTTTCCGCGATCATTCACTCGACGATCGGCGCGATCATCCTTCTGGTGCTGATCCGCATCGTCAAACAGGCATAG
- a CDS encoding YbaK/EbsC family protein, which produces MSLASVKQFFSEHAPDINVIELAQSTATVELAAKGHGVEPAQIAKTLALKVGDDIILIVTRGDARLDNKKYKARFGTKARMLGFDEVEAETGHPVGGVCPFGLAKPHNVYCDESLRAYDVVVPAAGATNAAVHISPERIAELTGAEWVDVSAT; this is translated from the coding sequence ATGAGCCTTGCTTCCGTCAAACAGTTCTTCTCCGAACACGCCCCTGACATCAATGTCATCGAACTTGCACAAAGTACCGCCACCGTGGAACTTGCAGCCAAAGGCCACGGTGTCGAGCCCGCGCAAATCGCCAAGACATTGGCGCTCAAGGTCGGAGACGACATCATCCTGATCGTCACGCGCGGTGACGCCCGGCTGGACAACAAGAAGTACAAGGCTCGCTTCGGCACAAAGGCCCGCATGCTCGGCTTCGACGAGGTCGAGGCGGAAACGGGCCATCCGGTCGGCGGCGTCTGCCCTTTCGGTCTGGCCAAGCCGCACAATGTCTATTGCGACGAGTCTTTAAGGGCCTACGACGTCGTCGTTCCCGCGGCCGGCGCGACCAACGCCGCGGTCCATATCAGCCCCGAACGCATCGCGGAATTGACCGGAGCGGAATGGGTCGATGTTTCGGCAACGTGA
- a CDS encoding DUF930 domain-containing protein yields MKALACAFVLGLSMANPAAAMDQSMVRQFEKLDPQTRLEQRCDTEAMERISADKTSFKPDKVIAYTFADPIFNGDKMKAPGAVFRSGGEWYKLAFKCRINAEHLDVLSFEYKIGELVPRERWDQLYLYP; encoded by the coding sequence ATGAAAGCACTCGCCTGCGCATTCGTCCTTGGCCTGTCGATGGCAAATCCGGCGGCTGCGATGGATCAGTCTATGGTGCGACAGTTCGAAAAGCTCGACCCGCAGACGCGCCTGGAGCAGCGTTGCGACACCGAGGCGATGGAACGGATCAGCGCGGACAAGACGTCGTTCAAGCCGGACAAGGTGATCGCCTACACCTTCGCCGATCCAATCTTCAATGGCGACAAGATGAAGGCGCCGGGCGCAGTCTTCCGAAGTGGCGGCGAATGGTACAAGCTCGCCTTCAAGTGCCGTATCAACGCAGAGCACCTCGACGTGTTGTCGTTTGAATACAAGATCGGCGAACTTGTGCCGCGGGAACGCTGGGACCAGCTCTATCTTTACCCCTGA
- a CDS encoding GlxA family transcriptional regulator, which translates to MTRHPAGQGVLRVGFILARSFTLSAFSLFADALRLGSDVEDKSGRVNCDWEVLGSTRNFVMSSCGIQVAPSASLRPPTEFSYIAVVGGRLNVEEPIDRETINYLHRAVRAGVPIIGVCTGSFILAEAGVLDGHSACVSWLHHNEFRSRFPAIAVTSKHIFVEDGNVITCAGGSSVADLATYLIRKHVGEEAERNALEIMQITRRRDATEMQTRNPLGAVTVQDKRISLALMVMEQHLEDVIGIDDVANALGISRRQLERLFQNELGATPVSVYLKLRLDAAMRLVASTEKPLIDIALETGFENVSHFIRKFREAFSLTPGAARKQLAAAKRPASSR; encoded by the coding sequence GTGACGAGGCATCCCGCTGGTCAAGGGGTGCTACGCGTCGGCTTCATTCTCGCACGGAGCTTCACGCTCAGCGCCTTTTCCCTGTTTGCCGATGCCTTGAGGCTTGGCAGCGATGTTGAGGACAAGTCGGGCCGGGTGAACTGCGACTGGGAGGTGCTGGGCAGCACTAGAAACTTCGTCATGTCCAGCTGCGGCATACAGGTGGCGCCCTCGGCCTCGCTCCGCCCGCCGACCGAGTTCAGCTACATCGCCGTCGTTGGCGGGCGGCTCAATGTCGAAGAGCCGATCGATCGAGAAACGATCAACTATCTTCACCGGGCGGTGCGGGCGGGCGTGCCGATCATCGGTGTGTGCACGGGAAGCTTCATCCTGGCCGAGGCGGGGGTGCTGGATGGACATTCCGCCTGCGTCAGCTGGCTGCATCACAATGAATTTCGATCACGCTTCCCCGCAATCGCGGTGACGTCAAAACATATCTTTGTCGAGGACGGCAATGTGATCACCTGCGCCGGCGGCAGTAGCGTCGCCGACCTCGCCACCTACCTGATCCGCAAACATGTCGGCGAGGAAGCCGAGCGCAACGCGCTCGAAATCATGCAGATCACCCGCCGCCGCGACGCCACGGAAATGCAGACGCGCAATCCGCTTGGCGCGGTCACGGTGCAGGATAAACGGATCAGTCTCGCGCTCATGGTGATGGAGCAGCACCTTGAGGACGTCATCGGCATAGACGATGTGGCGAATGCGCTCGGCATATCGCGCAGGCAGCTCGAACGCCTGTTCCAGAACGAGCTCGGCGCCACCCCGGTTTCGGTCTATCTGAAACTTCGCCTCGACGCGGCGATGCGGCTGGTTGCATCCACCGAGAAGCCGTTGATCGATATTGCGCTCGAAACCGGCTTTGAGAACGTGTCTCACTTCATCCGGAAGTTCAGGGAGGCATTTTCCCTTACCCCCGGCGCGGCGCGCAAGCAGCTTGCCGCAGCGAAGCGCCCGGCTTCCAGCCGCTAA
- a CDS encoding ceramide glucosyltransferase, with product MLILFAAAAALLAINMFSLIIAGWRIWPRLGAQPETLHRPPVSVVIPLCGLEEFSRETLESAFRLDWPGYEVIFCVADAKDAVIPLIEEVRERHPAIPATILIGDNLISANPKLNNCVKGWNAASHEWVVLADSNVLMPTDYLIRLMAAWRQDSGLVCSTPLGSRPYGFWAEVECAFLNAHQARWQYAGEALGFGFAQGKSMLWRKSMLDAHGGIQALASQIAEDAAATKLVRSLGLKVHLVSSPFEQPLGTRTFREIWARQCRWARLRRVTFPHFYSPEILLGVMPPLLLSLIAAIVAGHSVSAITGFVVGASYLPELALAYRKNWHISRWSLVAMFTRDALLPIIWVRGWLAGSADWRGNRMSIGSHESRLETTAPRPLASTS from the coding sequence ATGCTGATTTTGTTTGCCGCCGCCGCTGCGTTGCTGGCCATCAATATGTTTAGCCTGATAATTGCGGGCTGGCGTATCTGGCCCCGTCTCGGTGCCCAGCCTGAGACGTTGCATCGACCACCTGTCTCTGTCGTGATCCCGCTCTGCGGGCTCGAGGAATTTTCCCGCGAAACGCTCGAAAGCGCGTTTCGCCTGGATTGGCCCGGCTACGAAGTCATCTTCTGCGTCGCGGACGCAAAGGATGCCGTGATCCCGTTGATCGAGGAGGTGCGCGAGCGTCACCCAGCCATTCCCGCAACAATTCTTATCGGTGACAACCTGATCAGCGCCAATCCCAAGCTGAACAACTGCGTGAAAGGCTGGAATGCGGCTTCGCATGAATGGGTGGTTCTCGCCGATTCGAACGTTCTCATGCCCACCGATTATCTCATTCGCCTGATGGCAGCGTGGCGGCAGGATAGCGGGCTGGTATGCTCGACTCCGCTTGGTTCACGTCCGTATGGATTCTGGGCGGAGGTTGAATGTGCGTTCCTCAATGCCCACCAGGCGCGCTGGCAATACGCCGGCGAAGCCCTTGGATTTGGGTTTGCGCAAGGCAAGAGCATGCTCTGGCGCAAAAGCATGCTGGATGCGCACGGCGGCATTCAGGCGCTGGCGTCGCAGATCGCCGAGGATGCAGCCGCCACGAAATTGGTGAGAAGCCTCGGCTTGAAAGTACACCTGGTCTCCTCTCCATTCGAACAGCCACTGGGCACCAGGACATTTCGCGAGATCTGGGCGCGTCAGTGCCGTTGGGCGAGGTTGCGACGCGTCACCTTTCCTCACTTCTACTCGCCGGAAATCCTGCTCGGCGTGATGCCGCCACTTCTGCTGTCGTTGATCGCCGCTATCGTTGCAGGCCACAGCGTGTCGGCCATCACTGGTTTTGTCGTCGGTGCTAGCTACTTGCCGGAACTCGCCCTCGCCTACCGGAAGAACTGGCACATTTCCCGATGGTCGCTCGTCGCCATGTTCACGCGCGATGCATTGCTTCCGATAATATGGGTTCGAGGCTGGCTGGCGGGCAGTGCCGATTGGCGAGGCAACAGAATGTCGATCGGCTCGCATGAGTCCCGGCTCGAAACAACTGCGCCCCGGCCGCTCGCGAGCACCTCGTAA